CTCCATCAAAAGTAAAGTTGCCTCATTATGGATCGTTCCAAATACACAGGCTCTTGTCGTAGCACTCTTTCTCATATCATCTGCGAAAATATCGTATGCTTTCTCGGCATATGCTAGTTCCTGATATTTCGCTTCTTCCACAAAGGTATGGGTATTTAGCCAGTCTAACAATTCAAGGTCCATTCCTAAGCCTCTAAATGAATACTGCGGTGCATGAACATGAAGATCTGTAAATCCAGGAATGATCAGTCTGTCTGTATAGTCATAACATGGTATCATCTGATACTTTTCTGGCAGTTGTTCGTAGACTCCTTGACATATCCCATTTTCACTGACTACATATCCATTTTCTATGACACAAAGTTCTTTGTTGTCATTGCTGTAACAGATGTTTCCTTTCATTACAAATCGTCTCATTTTGCTTTCTTTCCTTTCTGATGTCTCTTACTTTTCTTAAATTTATCTTTACATATTTACAACAACTTTCGCAACTAATTCTTTAAAAGATTTTGCGACTTTGTCCGCTGTTTCCTGTACTTCTTTGTGATTTAATTCTCCCTTGGAAATTCCTGCTGCCATATTGGTAATACATGAAATTCCACAGATTTCCATTCCCATATGACGAGCTGCCATTGCCTCACATGCGGTACTCATTCCAACTGCATCTCCACCCCAGATCTGTGCAAGTTTTACTTCTGCCGGTGTTTCGTAGTTTGGTCCACTAAACTGTACGTATACACCCTCCTGAAGTTCGATATCACATTCTTTCGCACAGTTTCTGATCACATCCTGAAGTCTGTTGCTGTATACTTCACTCATATCTGGGAATCTTGTTCCTAATTCATCGGCATTTGGTCCGATCAATGGACTTGGGATTCCTGTTGTGATATGATCTGTGATCATCATAAAATCTCCTGGTTTATAATTTGGATTACAACCACCTGCTGCATTTGTAAGAAGGATTTTCTTTGCTCCCATCATTCCCATTAATCTTGTTGGAAGCA
The sequence above is drawn from the Anaerostipes hadrus ATCC 29173 = JCM 17467 genome and encodes:
- a CDS encoding purine-nucleoside phosphorylase is translated as MYKKLMICLESVQKKIDFKPEVALILGSGLGDFADGIKIEQTIDYTDIEGFPVSTVKGHKGRFVFGYVEETPVVIMQGRVHYYEGYDMTDVVLPTRLMGMMGAKKILLTNAAGGCNPNYKPGDFMMITDHITTGIPSPLIGPNADELGTRFPDMSEVYSNRLQDVIRNCAKECDIELQEGVYVQFSGPNYETPAEVKLAQIWGGDAVGMSTACEAMAARHMGMEICGISCITNMAAGISKGELNHKEVQETADKVAKSFKELVAKVVVNM